A region of the Candidatus Giovannonibacteria bacterium genome:
AGGCCTAGCTCTTGGCGACGGCAATCTTTCCAATCCCAATGGACGGGCTGTAAGATTGCGTATAACTTGCGACAAGAAATACCCAAACCTTATACAGAATATTTATAGTTCTGTTCAAAAACTTTTTCCAGACAATAAAGTCGCGGTCGTTAATCATAAAAGATACATAGATATAAGTTGTTATTCCAATAAATTAGAATCTATTTTGGGATGGAAAGCTAAGGGCGGATCAAAATATAAACAAAACGTTTCTATTCCCCATTGGATAAAGCTTAATAAAATATTTGCGAGAGAATGCCTTAGAGGATTGCTTCAAACAGACGGATCTATTTATCGCGACCGCGGATATCTTATGGTAAATTTTGTAAATCACACACCGGCCTTATCAAGAGATGTTTTTTTATTGATGCAAAAATTGGGATTTAAGCCCAATATCCAGAAATTGAGAAATAAAAACGGCTCAACAAAACATACTATCAGAATATCAAAAGATACAGAAAGATTTATAAACATAATAAAGCTTTCGAAAAGCTAGAAATAAAAATAAGCATATGCTATACCAAAAACATCGGCTCGAACCATATTTTAATTTTGGGGGAAGAAAAATTTTTAATTCTTATGACTAAATCTAAAAAGCAATGGTGGAAAACTTTGTTCGATGAGAAGTATCTAAAAACATACATTGATACTGTTACTCCCGAACTCACTAAACGACAAATTCCCTTTTTACTAAAACGACTCCAACTCAAAAAGGGCGCGGAAATTTTGGATTTGGCATGTGGACACGGCAGACATGCTATCGAGTTGGCAAAGCGTGGATATAAAGTTACTGGCTTAGATTTTTCTAAGCACTTTATTGACATCGCCAAGAAAGACGCAAATGAAAAGGGTGTGAAAGTTAATTTTATCCAAGGCGATATGCGTAATCTCTCTTTCGTCAATAAATTCGACGCTATTATAAACATATTTACATCTTTCGGATATTTCGATGATGAGAGCGACAATGAACTTGTGCTTCGAAAAATTTCTCGTGCCCTTAAACCAAACGGAAAATTTTTGATTGAAATTAATAATGCTATGGGCAAATTAGCTCGCATGTCACAGGAAGGAAAAACCGATAAAAAAACCGGATTTTTGACTAATGTAAAAAAAGATAAATTATCGAATAGTCTCATAGTTACAACGAAAGATGAATTTAATCCTGCGACAATGCGATGGTCCATGACACGAACATGGAAAGAAAAAGGTAGGTTGAAAATTTACAAAACAAATGTACGTATGTTTTCTCCACCCGAATTAAATAATATGATGAAGCGAAATGACTTGCGTATTGAAAAAACGTGGGGAGATTTGCAAGGTTCTCCGTTTGGTTTTGCCGCTCGTCGTTTGGTTGTATTAGCGCGAAAATCATAGTTGTTTTTGAATTTGAATTTGCCGCCAAAGAAAAACTTGCTTGTCCGCCACAGCCCGAAGGGCGACGGCGGAAAATTGTCGGGTTTTAATTAATTCAAGTATCCTGCAAAATTCTTTAGTAAAATTTTAACCAGCCAAGCGCTTAAAATGCCGATAACCGCGCCGCCCAAAATATCCGATGTCCAATGGATGCCGGCGGCGACGCGGCTGAAGCTTATCGTAAGCGCCGCGGCGTAAAATAAAACTCCCCACCATTTTTTGTAAAAAAACACTCCGGTCGCGAGCGCGAAGAAAAACGCGGCGTGTCCCGAGGGAAAAGCTCCGCCCGGGGAATGCTGCATTAGCTGGTAAACATTGCCCAAAACTTCAAATGGCCGCGGGCGATCGTAAAAATAGCGGATGATGTCTGTAAAAATAAACCGCGCAACCAACGCCGCGGCGAAAGAATGAATTATCATCAATAACTCCCGTTTTTTATCGCGCCCTAAAACGTAAAACGCCAAAATTCCAACGCCCACCCACCAAGGCAGATATTCCGCCATAAAAATAATTGTTGTTTCGTAAGACAAATACATAAATATATTTTAGCTTTTTTTAATCAACTCCACCAAATTCTTAAAAAGCATAGCCACTGTCAAGGGACCGACTCCGCCCGGGACCGGAGTGAAAATTGATGCCTTATCAGCGACTTTTTGGTTAAAATCTCCGAGCAGTTTTCCAGCAGCTTCCGATGTTCCACAGTCAATCGCTATAACTCCATCTTTTACCATTTGCGGGCCTACGAGATTCGGCTCCCCAACTCCGGAGATTATTATATCCGCGTCCGTCGTATGCAACGTCGGGTCGGCTATATTTTCGTCAATCACAGTCACTGCCGCGCCCTGATTGATTAGCCAATTCGCAGCCGGCTTGCCCACCAATCGCCCGGCGCCGATTACAACCGCTTTTTTGCTTCTCACATCAACATTATGTTTATCAAAAATATATTTAATCGCCCCGACAACCGGCGGCAAAATTTTGCTTCTGCCTGAAGAAAATAAACCAACGCTTTTTGAAGAAAGCATGTCCGGGTCTTTTCCCGGCATTATCGCGTCTAGAATATATTGGGGGTTTATTTGCTTGGGCAATGGCAGCTGCACAATCACGCCAGTATTTTCTTTAATATGCACGATTTCCGCTAATTTTTTACGCAGCTGATTTGTTGAAATAGTTTCCGGCAAATCGTAAATCCTAACGTCAATTCCAACCGCCTCGCCGAATTTCTTTTTCTGCTCCAAAAATTTTTCAGTAACTTTATCATCTCCGACTTTCACTACAGCAAGCCGTATTTTTTTATTTAACCCAAAAACTTCCGCTTTCAATTCGGCCTTAATCTCCTCCGCCAATTTTTTCCCGTCAATAATCATGGCGTCCTCAAAATATCATGCGCGCCTACCCTTCTGCTAATTTTTTTATATTATCTGGGAGCGCCGCGTAATCCTCATCAAACGACTTAGTTGTGAGGATATGCATATTATTTTTTTGATCGTATTTTGGTTTTCTTTAAATGCCCAATTAAATCTCGCGCGGAAAAAAATGGGCCAGAAACCTTTCCTTTAACTATATCTTGGTCCGCCTCCAGTTCTTTTTTTTGCCACTCCGGCGTCCAAAACCACTCTTCGCCTTTGCGTATTTGCACGGCTTTTTTAAGCATATTAAACTCTTCGTACTCCTTTTTGGGTATTAAGACAAACTCTCCCTTTTTTGGAACTGTGATTATATTGTTCACATAAATACTATATCATACCCAACAAAAAATTCAAAATATCGCGATTTATACCCCGTTTCGGCTTTTATTTCTTCAGTCAACTTTTCTCCATCAATAATCATAATTTTTCAAAATCTTATCTATTTTTTGAGCGATTTTTTTCATGTCTTCTTCTTTCATCCCTTGAGTAGTTACGGTGGCAGCGCCAATGCGGATGCCGGATGGGTCAAAGGGAGAACGGGTGTCGTAGGGAATCGTGTTTTTGTTCACGATGATTTTTTTTGCCTCCAAAAGCTCTTGCGCGGTTTTGCCGGAAAGCCCACTTGCCCAAGTGTCCACCAAAAATAAATGCGAATCCGTGCCGCCGGAAATTATCCGCCAGCCGCGCCTTTGAAGCTCGCGCGCCAAAGCTCGCGCGTTTCTCACAACTTGCCTAGCATATTTTTTAAAATTCGGGTTCATTGCTTCTTTCAGGCAAACAGCCACTGCCGCAATCTGATTTTCGTGCGGCCCGCCTTGTAAACCCGGGAAAACTGCTTTATCTATTAAATCGCTTATTGAAAACCTCCCCTTTATCCCCTCCTTGGTAATGAGGGGAGGGGGGAGGTATACATCTCTTCTTGAAAAAATTATCGCGCTTCTCGGCCCGCGCAAGGTCTTGTGCGTTGTTGTTGTAACAACATCCGCGTATTTGAATGGCGAGGGATATACTCCGCCGGCAACGAGCCCAGCGAAATGCGACATATCCACCATTAAAAGCGCTTTCACCTCGTCGCAAATTTTTCTCAATTTTTTAAAATCAATAACTTGCGAATAAGCCGTAAATCCGGCGACTATCATTTTTGGTTTCGCGCGGCGTGCCGTTCTGCGGATTTCATCGTAATCCAAAAGTTCCGTTTTTTTTGAAACGCCAAAATGAATCCAATTCCAAAGTTTTCCGGTCGCCGAAACTTTATGCCCATGCGTCAAATGCCCGCCCATTGAAAGCGACATTCCCATAATCTTCCCACCCAAAGGAACAAGTGCCAGGTATACAGCAAGATTTGCCGGCGAGCCAGAATACGGTTGGACATTAACGGACCATCCGCCGGCTGGCGGATTTAGAGATAATTTGAAAAGTTTTAGCGCCCGTTCCTTCGCCAAATTTTCAACTTTGTCTACAATTTCATTTCCGCCGTAATACCTTTTACCCGGATATCCCTCGGCATATTTGTTTGTAAAAACAGAGCCCAGCGCCCGCAAAACATCTTTTGAAACATAATTTTCAGACGCGATTAAATTAATCACGCCGCGCTGTCGTTTCTCCTCCAGTTTTATTAAGCGTTCTATCTCTTTATCTTTCATATCACAAAATTTATAAGCCGTTTTGGGACAAAAATAATTTTACTCGGCTTCTTATCGCCCAAAATAAATTTAACTTTTGCGCGAGATAAAGACAAGCGCTCTGCCTCGGCTTCCGTGATATTCACAGGCGCATCAAACTTGTCGCGTACCTTGCCGTTGATTTGGACGATCAGTTGGAAAGTGTTTTCTTGAATTAATTTCGCGTCATATTTTGGCCATTCTTCAAGATGAATAGATTTTTTATTGCCGAGCTTTGACCAAATTTCTTCAGTAAGATGCGGAGCGAAAGGAGCGAGAAGTTTGAGAAAATAATAAAATTCATTTTCAAAAACATCTCCTGTATGCTCATAACTCTCAAGCTCATACGACAAAACCATTAAATGAGAAATTGCCGTATTAAAATGGAATCCATCTATATCCTCGCTTACCTTTTTTATGGCCTTATGAATGCTTCGTTGTATTGATTTAGTAGTTTGTTCATGATCGAATGGAAGATGTTCTTTAAGCATTTCTTCTCGGCTTTTGAATTTCTTTTTACTTATCTTATCGGCTAAGGAAAGAACTTTATTATCCAAAAATCTTTTAATTCCTAGAATCCCTTGCGGATTCCAAGGATACGAGCCGGCTTCGTTATACGGGCCGATAAACGCCAAATACATCCGTACCGTGTCCGCGCCAAATTTGGCGACATATTCGTCCGGGTCAACCACGTTGCCTTTTGATTTGGACATTTTCTGTCCGTCCGGCCCTAAAATAATCCCGCGGTTTCTTCTTTCTTTGTACGGCTCATCCCCAAGCTCTTTGGGGATTAGCCCTAAATCGTACATCGCCTTATAAAAAAATCTGGAATACAAAAGATGCATAGTCGTATGCTCCGCGCCTCCGGAATATAAATCCACCGGCATCCAGTCTGCTGCCCTGAGCTTATCGAAGGGCTTCCTGCTGTTGTTTGGATCCGTATATCTCAAAAAATACCATGATGAATCAACAAAAGTATCCAGCGTATCGGTTTCGCGCTCGGCCTCGCCACCGCATTTCGGGCATTTCATTCTTAACCATTTTTCGGCTTTAGCTAAAGGAGATTTTCCTTCTCCGGTCGGCAGATAATCTTTGATTTCCGGCAATAAAACCGGCAAGTCCTTTTCCGGCGCGGCAACCGCGCCGCATTTTTCGCAATGAATTATCGGGATCGGCACTCCCCAATAACGCTGGCGCGACACAACCCAATCCCGAAGTTTGTATTGCGTTTTGATTTGTCCACCAACAAACTTTGTAATTTCCAATTTTGCTTCTTCAGAATCTAGATTAGAAAATTTACCAGAATCAATTAATTTTCCTCCGCCCAGCCAGATATAACTATCGCTTTTTAATCTCTCCCAAAACATTTCTGAATATCGAGAATCGCCAGCAACAGAACCTTTTTTCAGAAACGGCAACACATCTTTTTCATTGACCCACAAGATATCATGCTTCTTGTATTCTTCATCTGACACAACTCCTTGCGTGCCGTCAATAAGCTCCAAATACATACCATATCCAAAAACATGCTGGTTTAAGTGCTTATGTGGAGCGTAAAAATCAGAAATATTTGGCCCACCAAGATATTTTACAAAACGAACTTTTGTATATCCAGTTTCTTCTTTTATTTCCCGAATCATCGCATTTACATAATCTTCATTGGGTTCAACACCCCCAGTAATGAATCCGGTCCAACCATTTTTCCAATCAAGCATCAAATATTTATTTTCAGACCAGTGCTTAACAATTCCAACCCCAATAATTCTATTTTTAGTTTCAACTTCAGATCGCGGTTTGCTATTTTTAGTTGTGTCCAGAAAATATGGGGCGATAACATATTTCACCGGGATTTTAAACTTATTGGCAAACTCAAAATCGCGCTGGTCGTGCGCGGGGACGGCCATAATCGCGCCGGTTCCGTAACCCATAAGCACATAATCTGCGATCCAAATGGGAATTTCTTCTTGGTTTACGGGGTTAATTGCTTTGACACCCTTTAATTCAACTCCCGTCTTTTCTTTTTCTTCTTTTTGCCTTTGCAGCTGTGTCTTTTGCTTGGCTTTCTTAATATACATTTGGACTTCGTCCCAATTTTCAATTTTCAATTTCAAATTTTCAATTAAGGAATGTTCCGGCGCCAATACCATATAAGTCGCCCCGAAAAGCGTATCGGGACGAGTGGTAAAAACTTTAATTGAAAATTGAGAATTAGAAATTGAAAATTTTATCTCTGTGCCCTCCGACTTTCCTATCCAATTTTTTTGGGCTTCTTTGATTTCTTCTTTCCAGTTTAATTTTTCAAGACCAGCCAAAAGTTTTTCGGCGTAATCGGTAATTTTAAGCATCCATTGCTTCATATTTTTTTGCACAACCTCCGAGCCGCACCTTTCGCACTTTCCGCCAACTACCTGCTCGTTTGCGAGCACGGTTTTATCTTTTGGGCACCAGTTTACCGGCGTCTCCGCCTGGTACGCCAGCCCTTTTTCAAAAAGTTTTAAAAAAATCCACTGGGTCCATTTGTAATATTCAGGGTCGGAAGTAATAACTTCGCGGGCCCAATCAAAAGACGCGCCCATGGACTTAATTTGCTTCCGCATATAATCAATATTTTCATAAGTCCATTTTTTGGGGTTAATTTTCCGCTGGATGGCGGCGTTTTCCGCCGGAAGACCGAAGGCGTCAAAACCGATCGGGAATAAAACATTTTTCCCCTCCATCCTTTTTTTCCGCGCGAAAATATCCGGCACGGAAAAAGCGTACCAATGGCCGGTATGGAGATTCCCCGAAGGATATGGAAACTCTACTAAAGCATAAAAATTATCAGCTCCGTTTTTTTTGTCGGGCGTTTTATAAATCCCCGATTTTTCCCACTCCTTTTGCCATTTCTTCTCTATTTTTTTATGGTCATAGGAAGCCATATTGGCCATTATACCTATTTTTTATCTTAATCCAAAAATCTTTATAGCGTTTTTTGTTGTAACTCCGGCAACTTTTTCAAAATCTTTGCCCAAAATCTTAGCGATTTTTTGAGCGACTTCCTCCACATACAACGGCTCATTTCTCTGCCCCCGATGAGCCGTTGGGGCGACGTACGGCGAGTCGGTTTCCAAAAGAATGCGGTCTAACGGAATAAATTTGATCAATTTTTCGTACTCGCGGGCAAATGTAATCACTCCGCCGAAAGAAAAAGAAAATCCCAAGTCCATAAGCTTTTCGGCGTCTTCTATTGTGCCGGAAAAAAAATGGCAAACACCGGGGGAGATTAGCCTCCCCACATTATCTTTAAGTATTGCGATCAAATCAGAAAATGCTTCTCTACAATGGATCATCAGCGGCTTTTTAATTTCGCGCGCAAGCCGGATATGCTTTATAAAAACTTCTTTTTGCTTTTCTTTTGTTTCCTCGGTCAAGCGGTAATAATCCAGCCCACACTCTCCTATCGCCACGATTTTGGAATCCGCAGCCAACTTTTTATAAAAATCATAATTAAATTCCTCGCGGATTTCAGTCGGATGGAGCCCGGCTGTCGCGAAAACCCCCGGCTCATATTTATGAGCTAAACCGACCGCTGCTTCGGACATGCGCCAGTCCGTGCCAATATTCACCATCCAAATACCCGCATCCAGCGCGCGGCGGATAACGGCGTCGCGGTCGCCGTCAAACGCCGAAAATTGCGCGTGGGTATGGACATCGATTAAGCGCGGGGTCATTTTTTTAGCCGCGGGAAGAGATGAGCAGCTTCTCCCACTCTAAATTCGCTCCAGCCCTTGTCTAATTTTCCATCCGCGCCCAAAGTTTTTAAAATTTTCTCCGCGGTATCGGGCAAAAAGGGCCTCATCATCCAAGCACAGGACGCCAAAGAATACGCCAGATGCCACAAGACGGCTTTAGCTCCTTCCGGGTCAGATTTTAATTTTTTGTACGGCTTATATTCTTCCACATATTCATCCATCCTCCCCAAAAATATCCAAACGGTTTTTATCGCCTGCGAAATATCGTAGGACTCCATCGCTTTTTTGTACGCCGGCCAAAGCATGCCGTCCACGACGGATGCCGGAGTGGTTTCCTCAAAAGCAAATTTCGCGGCGTCGCTTGCCAGAAAATTCAAATTTTTCTTCAAGGGATAATTGGCCAACTTAGATTCTTCCGGTTTGATAACCGCCGGGAAAGTGCTCAACATTTTTGCTACTCTGGAGAGCAGGTTACCAAGCCCGTTCACTAAAAAGCCGTCGTAAACGCTTTCAAAATGCTCCGGCGAGTAATCACTGTCGCTGAAAGTTGAAATTTCATGCGCCAGATAAAATCTCACCGCCTCCGCCCCGTACTCCTCAATCAAAGGAAACGGGTCAATCACATTGCCGACACTTTTGGACATTTTTTCGCCTTTTACGTTAATAAATCCGTGCACGAAAATGGTTTTAGGGAGCAAAAGCCCCGCCGACATCAGCATCGCCGGCCAAAAAATCGTGTGGAACTTAACAATATCTTTGCCGATGACGTGGACATCGGCAGGCCAATATTTCTCAAACCTCCCATCTTCTCCGCCGTACCCCAACGCCGTAATATAATTCGGCAAGGCGTCGCACCAAACATACATCGTCTGCGAAGTGTCCCCCGGCACCGGCACGCCCCACAAAATATCTTTGGATGGGCGTGAGAAACTTATGTCGCCGATTTCCTCCAGCATATTAAGCGTTTCTGTTTTGCGCCAATCCGGCAAAATTTGAAGCTCGCCGGATTCAATTTTTTTCTTGAGCGTTTCTTTATATTTCGTGAGTTTAAAAAAATAATTTTCTTCCTCCACCGCTTCCGGCGGTTTTTTGTGCAACTCGCAAACCCCGTCTTTTAAATCCTTTTCCGTAACAAACGCCTCATGGCCCACGCAGTAAAGCCCCTTATAAAAACTTTTATAGATATCGCCGGAGCCGGCAAGTTTTTTCCAAAGAAGCTGCGCGCCCGGCCAGTGCCGTTTTTGGTCGGAAGTGTGGATAAAATCATCGTTGGAAATGTTAAGCTTGCCCAGCAAATCCTGAAAAATTTCGGCCAGGCCATCAACAAATTCTTTAGGCGTTTTCCCGGCCGCCTCCGCCGCTCTCATAACTTTAGCGCCATGTTCGTCAGCTCCGGAAAGAAAAAACACGTCTTTTCCCGAAAGCCGGTTGTATCTTGCCAAAGTGTCCGCCTGCAGCGCTTCCAGCGCGAACCCCAGATGCGGCGGGGCGTTGAGATAAGGGATAGAAGTTGTAATATAAAATTTTTCTTTCTCCGGCATCAGTTTATCTTGGCCTGGCTTTTTTCGCCGCGACATCGTTTAAAAACTCAACCAGCACCGAAGCTATCGGCACGGAGAGAATTATGCCGTAAAATCCGCCCAAGGTGCCGCCGACCACCAGAGAAATCACGACCAAAAGCGGCGGGACGCCGATGGTTTTTCGGACGACCAGAGGATAAATAAGATGGTTTTCAAACTGCTGGACGATTATAAAAAGCCCCAAAACCATGAGCCCGGAAAGGGGCGCTTGTATAAATGCTATGGCAACCGCAGGGATGGCCGCCATCACCGGCCCGAAAACCGGGATTATTTCAAAAATCGCCGCAAGTATGGCCAGAGAAATTGCGTATTTGACGTTTAAAATCGTAAGCCCCAAAAATACCATAACCCCCACCAAAACGCCGAGTAAAATCTGCCCCTGGAGCCACCTGCCTATTTTTCTTTGGGACCTCCGCCAAAGGTCCAAAATGTATTCTTCGTCTTCCAAGGGAGTTACGACGCGTAAAAAATTTTCTATGCCGTGCTCCTGCACGGACAAATAAAAAGAGATTACTATAAGCAAAACCAGCGACAAAATCCCGCCGAACAAAGCCGTGCCCGCGGAAAAAACCCCCGGCGCCAGCTCAATAATATATTCTTCAATAGAAACCGCCGCGCCCGCCACAAATTTGCTGAACTCCTGCGGGATTTCCGGGAAAAGCAGGAAAAATGTTCCGCGCGGACCGACGGCTCCTTCTATGTAAGCAGGAAGCGCGGAGAGAAATTCCAAAATGTCGCCGAAGAGCGGCGGAACGATTAAATAAAACACCAGCGCGAATGTCAAAAACGCCGCCAAGTATATGAAAACTACGGAAAGCACGCGGGGGGCGCGGTATCTCGCGAAGAAATGATTCGCCGGCTCAATGGCGGAAGCAATAACTATGGAAAGCAAAAGCACCGCGATAAAATCGCGCAATAACCAAAGCGCCCACAAAAGCAAAACCAAAAGCGCGGCCTTAAGCATCGTCCAAAAGGAAATTTCTATGATTTGGTTTT
Encoded here:
- a CDS encoding class I SAM-dependent methyltransferase gives rise to the protein MTKSKKQWWKTLFDEKYLKTYIDTVTPELTKRQIPFLLKRLQLKKGAEILDLACGHGRHAIELAKRGYKVTGLDFSKHFIDIAKKDANEKGVKVNFIQGDMRNLSFVNKFDAIINIFTSFGYFDDESDNELVLRKISRALKPNGKFLIEINNAMGKLARMSQEGKTDKKTGFLTNVKKDKLSNSLIVTTKDEFNPATMRWSMTRTWKEKGRLKIYKTNVRMFSPPELNNMMKRNDLRIEKTWGDLQGSPFGFAARRLVVLARKS
- a CDS encoding phosphatase PAP2 family protein — translated: MYLSYETTIIFMAEYLPWWVGVGILAFYVLGRDKKRELLMIIHSFAAALVARFIFTDIIRYFYDRPRPFEVLGNVYQLMQHSPGGAFPSGHAAFFFALATGVFFYKKWWGVLFYAAALTISFSRVAAGIHWTSDILGGAVIGILSAWLVKILLKNFAGYLN
- a CDS encoding AbrB/MazE/SpoVT family DNA-binding domain-containing protein, with protein sequence MNNIITVPKKGEFVLIPKKEYEEFNMLKKAVQIRKGEEWFWTPEWQKKELEADQDIVKGKVSGPFFSARDLIGHLKKTKIRSKK
- a CDS encoding TatD family hydrolase translates to MTPRLIDVHTHAQFSAFDGDRDAVIRRALDAGIWMVNIGTDWRMSEAAVGLAHKYEPGVFATAGLHPTEIREEFNYDFYKKLAADSKIVAIGECGLDYYRLTEETKEKQKEVFIKHIRLAREIKKPLMIHCREAFSDLIAILKDNVGRLISPGVCHFFSGTIEDAEKLMDLGFSFSFGGVITFAREYEKLIKFIPLDRILLETDSPYVAPTAHRGQRNEPLYVEEVAQKIAKILGKDFEKVAGVTTKNAIKIFGLR
- a CDS encoding methionine--tRNA ligase, with product MSRRKKPGQDKLMPEKEKFYITTSIPYLNAPPHLGFALEALQADTLARYNRLSGKDVFFLSGADEHGAKVMRAAEAAGKTPKEFVDGLAEIFQDLLGKLNISNDDFIHTSDQKRHWPGAQLLWKKLAGSGDIYKSFYKGLYCVGHEAFVTEKDLKDGVCELHKKPPEAVEEENYFFKLTKYKETLKKKIESGELQILPDWRKTETLNMLEEIGDISFSRPSKDILWGVPVPGDTSQTMYVWCDALPNYITALGYGGEDGRFEKYWPADVHVIGKDIVKFHTIFWPAMLMSAGLLLPKTIFVHGFINVKGEKMSKSVGNVIDPFPLIEEYGAEAVRFYLAHEISTFSDSDYSPEHFESVYDGFLVNGLGNLLSRVAKMLSTFPAVIKPEESKLANYPLKKNLNFLASDAAKFAFEETTPASVVDGMLWPAYKKAMESYDISQAIKTVWIFLGRMDEYVEEYKPYKKLKSDPEGAKAVLWHLAYSLASCAWMMRPFLPDTAEKILKTLGADGKLDKGWSEFRVGEAAHLFPRLKK
- a CDS encoding bifunctional 5,10-methylenetetrahydrofolate dehydrogenase/5,10-methenyltetrahydrofolate cyclohydrolase is translated as MIIDGKKLAEEIKAELKAEVFGLNKKIRLAVVKVGDDKVTEKFLEQKKKFGEAVGIDVRIYDLPETISTNQLRKKLAEIVHIKENTGVIVQLPLPKQINPQYILDAIMPGKDPDMLSSKSVGLFSSGRSKILPPVVGAIKYIFDKHNVDVRSKKAVVIGAGRLVGKPAANWLINQGAAVTVIDENIADPTLHTTDADIIISGVGEPNLVGPQMVKDGVIAIDCGTSEAAGKLLGDFNQKVADKASIFTPVPGGVGPLTVAMLFKNLVELIKKS
- a CDS encoding LAGLIDADG family homing endonuclease, translating into MEKRLSKNKKLKAYVVGLALGDGNLSNPNGRAVRLRITCDKKYPNLIQNIYSSVQKLFPDNKVAVVNHKRYIDISCYSNKLESILGWKAKGGSKYKQNVSIPHWIKLNKIFARECLRGLLQTDGSIYRDRGYLMVNFVNHTPALSRDVFLLMQKLGFKPNIQKLRNKNGSTKHTIRISKDTERFINIIKLSKS
- a CDS encoding leucine--tRNA ligase; translated protein: MASYDHKKIEKKWQKEWEKSGIYKTPDKKNGADNFYALVEFPYPSGNLHTGHWYAFSVPDIFARKKRMEGKNVLFPIGFDAFGLPAENAAIQRKINPKKWTYENIDYMRKQIKSMGASFDWAREVITSDPEYYKWTQWIFLKLFEKGLAYQAETPVNWCPKDKTVLANEQVVGGKCERCGSEVVQKNMKQWMLKITDYAEKLLAGLEKLNWKEEIKEAQKNWIGKSEGTEIKFSISNSQFSIKVFTTRPDTLFGATYMVLAPEHSLIENLKLKIENWDEVQMYIKKAKQKTQLQRQKEEKEKTGVELKGVKAINPVNQEEIPIWIADYVLMGYGTGAIMAVPAHDQRDFEFANKFKIPVKYVIAPYFLDTTKNSKPRSEVETKNRIIGVGIVKHWSENKYLMLDWKNGWTGFITGGVEPNEDYVNAMIREIKEETGYTKVRFVKYLGGPNISDFYAPHKHLNQHVFGYGMYLELIDGTQGVVSDEEYKKHDILWVNEKDVLPFLKKGSVAGDSRYSEMFWERLKSDSYIWLGGGKLIDSGKFSNLDSEEAKLEITKFVGGQIKTQYKLRDWVVSRQRYWGVPIPIIHCEKCGAVAAPEKDLPVLLPEIKDYLPTGEGKSPLAKAEKWLRMKCPKCGGEAERETDTLDTFVDSSWYFLRYTDPNNSRKPFDKLRAADWMPVDLYSGGAEHTTMHLLYSRFFYKAMYDLGLIPKELGDEPYKERRNRGIILGPDGQKMSKSKGNVVDPDEYVAKFGADTVRMYLAFIGPYNEAGSYPWNPQGILGIKRFLDNKVLSLADKISKKKFKSREEMLKEHLPFDHEQTTKSIQRSIHKAIKKVSEDIDGFHFNTAISHLMVLSYELESYEHTGDVFENEFYYFLKLLAPFAPHLTEEIWSKLGNKKSIHLEEWPKYDAKLIQENTFQLIVQINGKVRDKFDAPVNITEAEAERLSLSRAKVKFILGDKKPSKIIFVPKRLINFVI
- a CDS encoding AI-2E family transporter, producing MPQKNQIIEISFWTMLKAALLVLLLWALWLLRDFIAVLLLSIVIASAIEPANHFFARYRAPRVLSVVFIYLAAFLTFALVFYLIVPPLFGDILEFLSALPAYIEGAVGPRGTFFLLFPEIPQEFSKFVAGAAVSIEEYIIELAPGVFSAGTALFGGILSLVLLIVISFYLSVQEHGIENFLRVVTPLEDEEYILDLWRRSQRKIGRWLQGQILLGVLVGVMVFLGLTILNVKYAISLAILAAIFEIIPVFGPVMAAIPAVAIAFIQAPLSGLMVLGLFIIVQQFENHLIYPLVVRKTIGVPPLLVVISLVVGGTLGGFYGIILSVPIASVLVEFLNDVAAKKARPR